A genomic window from Silene latifolia isolate original U9 population chromosome Y, ASM4854445v1, whole genome shotgun sequence includes:
- the LOC141631578 gene encoding uncharacterized protein LOC141631578, with amino-acid sequence MADATAGHEIGIEATTEQIKAVLQLESPEKLKDVQRLAGKAATLSRFISRSSDKCRLFYDILRKSQKFEWTANYEQAFRELKHYLSTPPLLLKPEQGEPLFLYLAVTEVAVSAVLVESGDKERGDLLCKKPELSGRMSKWSLHLSGYDITYDPRTGIKSQALADFVSDFSPAIQNLADEEILTLKGNKEGDLIAQAVRCEFKATNNKTEYAALILGMQLALELGVMNLQIFSDSLLIVNHVNDEFVARDSKMIAYLKVAKELKQKFKDCKPKQIPKDKNVKADALATLEVTFKPAELANIPITHMLEPSVQKLEEADKGELEDQQDGAAVLPTTDG; translated from the exons ATGGCGGATGCAACAGCTGGACATGAAAT aggaatagaggccACCACCGAGCAGATTAAGGCCGTACTACAGCTAGAGTCACCAGAAAAACTGAAGGATGTGCAAAGGCTAGCTGGAAAAGCGGCAACTTTAAGCAGATTCATCTCAAGATCCTCAGACAAGTGCAGGCTATTCTACGATATATTGAGAAAGAGCCAGAAGTTCGAGTGGACGGCAAACTATGAGCAGGCATTCAGAgagctgaagcactacctcagcacCCCGCCGCTACTATTAAAACCAGAACAGGGAGAACCATTGTTTCTTTACTTGGCTGTCACAGAGGTAGCAGTAAGTGCGGTTCTAGTCGAGAGCGGAGACAAGGAGCGAGGCGATCTActatgtaa GAAGCCTGagttgtcaggcagaatgtcaaaatggtcacTACACCTTAGTGGCTACGATATCACGTATGATCCAAGAACGGGGATAAAATCACAGGCACTGGCAGATTTTGTGTCAGATTTCAGCCCAGCTATCCAGAATCTGGCAGACGAGGAGATCCTAACCCTTAAAGGGAACAAAGAG ggagatctgaTAGCGCAAGCAGTGCGGTGTGAATTTAAGGCAACTAACAATAAAACAGAGTATGCAGCCCTTAtactaggaatgcagctagctctggagttaggagTCATGAACCTACAGATATTCAGTGACTCCTTACTGATAGTTAACCATGTGAATGATGAATTCGTAGCCAGGGACTCAAAGATGATCGCCTACTTAAAGGTGGCAAAGGAGCTGAAACAAAAGTTCAAAGATTGCAAGCCCAAGCAGATCCCCAAAGACAAGAATGTGAAGGCAGATGCCCTAGCAACTCTGGAGGTAACCTTCAAACCGGCCGAGTTGGCTAACATCCCCATCACACACATGCTGGAACCATCTGTCCAGAAATTAGAGGAAGCAGATAAAGGAGAACTGGAAGATCAGCAAGATGGGGCGGCAGTTCTACCTACCACTGATGGCTAG